cgcatcgtgtttaatatggggcccacattttttttaatgttgtttgttttttaaatacgggattcacttttttttttcaatattgttgattttgttaatatgggtctacttttttttcctctcgattttggatgtggtgagttccacttttttttaatactcgatgttgtttaatatggggcccaaaatttttttttttttttttggggttgatTAATTTGgggcccaaaaaaattttttttttttttttaggggttgattaatatgggccctaaaaaaaattttgttaatatggggtccactttttttcctccgattttggatgtggtgagttccattttttaatactcgatgttgtttaatatggggcccacaattttttttttaagggcttgattaatatggggcccaaaaaaatttttttttttttttaggggttgattaatatggggccctaaaaattttttttttttttatggggggTCCACAGACGGACGACGAAGGTGCCACTTACTGGCTCTTCTAAAGGATAGAAATATTCAAGTAATGAAGTGTCAGCCTTTTTGGAATTGAATATTCAAGTAATGAAGTGCTCACAGTCCTAAAGTTTTACTTTTTCCGTCCCATAATAAATTTCATCTTAGCCAAAatcacgcatattaagaaataataatgcacccctatataataaaaacaatttactttttcctcttgattggagcatgcacaagtagtaaTCATTTTGACATTcggaatccaacaataccaagttactatgtgacTTGTCCAATCattatttagatgttactttaacttattattttttgtctaaggataaagttggaaaaaactagtcactttatgtcttgatttcctaaggtgacacttattatggaataaatatttttaagttgacaCTTGTTACGAGACGGAGGAAGTATAAAATTGGCctcaaacataatatatattgtacaaGACCTAAGTGGTTTGCTACAAGAATTTGATAAGTTTGCGATATTCTTTATTGAAATTAAGTTCCTTCCATGACATAGTAATTGAAAAGAACACACGCTCAACAAAACACTATAAAATGAAAACTCAAGCCCTTCGAACTATTGAAGAGTTTGATACAACTCCATAATCACTTTGCGTGATTCATTTAAAACTTGAAACTTTAAAGAGAACAcagtttaatttatttaattttattatatctCAACACCTCATCTCTCATGCACGTGTGGACTTGATTCTTTTTCATCAGTTAAGCGTAGACAGAAGGATTGGCGAGGAGGTATGTTTCAATAGTCTTGAAAAGTTCCAGGCCTTTATTTTTGCCTTCATTGTGTTCATCTTCCTTCAACACATAATCACCTTTTGTGTGGTACTCAGTTATGCTCTTGCAAATACACCCTCCATTCCCAGCAGCTTCAAATTTGATATCATAAGAAACGGACTCCAGTTTGTCTCCAAGAACATCACCTTCGATCATTGAGTACTTGGTCACCAAGTTCTTGTCATCAACAA
This portion of the Lycium ferocissimum isolate CSIRO_LF1 chromosome 1, AGI_CSIRO_Lferr_CH_V1, whole genome shotgun sequence genome encodes:
- the LOC132068255 gene encoding pathogenesis-related protein STH-2; the encoded protein is MGVTTYTHENTTPVAPTRLFKALVLDSDNLVPKLMPQVVKNIEIVEGDGGAGTIKKMNFVEGYPIKYLKHKIHVVDDKNLVTKYSMIEGDVLGDKLESVSYDIKFEAAGNGGCICKSITEYHTKGDYVLKEDEHNEGKNKGLELFKTIETYLLANPSVYA